The genomic window CTTCACCTGCGGCCCGGGGCGAAGCAGTGGTTCTTCGAGTGGCTCGAGCGCGAGCATCCGCACCTGGTCTCGTCGTACCGCGGGCTGTACCCGGGTGTCTCGACCTCGGCGCCGAAGGCGTACCGCACGTGGCTCGGCAAACGCATGCGCCCCCTCCTGCGCATGCACCGGCTGGACGGATGGGATGAGGACGACCACCCGCGCGGACGACCCCAGCCCGGCCTCGCGGCGCGCACTGCGCCGACGAGCAGCCTCGGACCCGTGCGAACGGTCGGGGTCTCGGCATCCACTCGTCCGCGCGTCGCGCCCGCGAGCGAGCCGACGCTGTTCTGAGGCCTCGCGCCCCGACATGTCAGCTAGGAGCAGCCCGCTCAGCATCGTGCCCGCTCTGCTCGCGCGAGCGTCGCGTCTCCGCGCCCGCGATGCACGAAACCCCCGCCGCGGTCGCGACGGGGGTTTCGAGGGGGATTAGGCGTCGACGTTCGACAGCTGACGACCCGAGAGCTCTTCGAGCACGTCGTCGCCGAGCGCGGTCTCTTCGAAGGGAGCCTGGATCTCGGCGCGGTCGAGCAGCTCGGTCATGCGACGGCGACGCTGGCGCGTGATCAGGGTGACCACGGTGCCGGCGCGGCCGGCGCGGCCGGTGCGGCCGGAGCGGTGCAGGTACGTCTTGTACTCGTCGGGGGCGTCGGCCTGGATGACCAGGTCGATGTCGTCGACGTGGATGCCACGGGCGGCGACGTCGGTGGCGACGAGCACGTTGACGCGACCCGAGGTCAGCTTCTCGAGGTTGCGCGTGCGCTTCTGCTGGTTCAGGTCGCCGTGCAGCGCCACCGCCGCGATACCGGCGTCGTCGAACTGCTCGGCGAGCATCTCGGCGTACGCGCGGGTGCGGGCGAAGACGAGGGTCTTGCCTTCGCGGTCGACGAGCGAGTCGAGGATCTGCGCCTTGTCACGGTGCTCGATGACGAGAACGCGGTGCTCGATGGTGCTCGAGTCCTGATCCTCGCCGGCGACCTCGTAGACAGCCGGCTCGACGAGGAACTCATCGACGAGGGCCGCGACCTCGCGGTCGAGCGTGGCCGAGAAGAGGAGCTTCTGGCTGTCCTTCTTGGTCGCGCGGAGGATGCGCTGCACGGGCTCGAGGAAGCCGAGCTCGCACATGTGATCGGCCTCATCGAGGACGGCGACCTGCACCTGCGAGAGGTCGAGCTTGCCCTGGTTCAGCAGGTCTTCGATGCGTCCGGGGGTGCCGATGACGATGTCGACGCCCTTCTTGAGCGCACCGACCTGGCGCGCCTGGGGCACACCGCCGTAGACCTGGGTGGTGAACAGGCCCACGCTGCGCGCGAGCACCTGTACCGTGCGGTCGATCTGCAGGGCGAGCTCGCGCGTGGGGGCGAGGATGATCGCCTTGGGGGCGCGACCGAACTCGCGGCGCTGACCCGCCTGCGAGCGCAGGATGCTCTCGACCAGCGGCGCACCGAAGGCGATGGTCTTGCCCGAGCCGGTGCGGCCGCGAGCGAGGACGTCGCGTCCCTCGAGGATCGGGGCGACCGTGGCCGCCTGAATGGGGAACGGGCTCGCCGCGCCCAGACCGGCCAGCGCGCGGACGAGGTTGTCGCCCAGACCCAGCTCGGCGAAACCGGCACCGGTCACGGTCGCGGCGTCCACGGCCTCGGCCTGCAGGCGCTCGTGCACGACGTCGACGCGCTGCTCGTGCTCGGCGGAGCGCTGCGGGGTGTTGGTCCAATCGCTCCGGCTCGGGCCGTCGTTGCGGCGCGGGCGGTCGTCGAAGGAACGAGCCGGACGGTCGCTGCGGTCGAAGGACCGCGCGGGACGCTCACCGGCATCGCGACGGGGACGCTCGTCACGATCGAACGAACGAGCCGGGCGCTCGTTGCGGTCGAACGAACGAGCCGGACGGTCGCTGCGGTCGAAGGACCGGGCAGGACGATCACCGGCATCGCGACGGGGACGCTCGTCACGATCGAACGAACGCGCGGGACGGTCGTTACGGTCGAACGAACGAGCCGGACGGTCGCTGCGCTCGAACGAACGCGCGGGACGCTCACCGGCATCGCGACGGGGACGCTCGTCACGATCGAACGAACGCGCCGGGCGCTCGTTGCGGTCGAACGAACGGGCAGGACGGTCGCTGCGGTCGAACGATCGAGCCGGACGGTCGTTCCGGTCGAACGAACGCGCGGGGCGGTCGTCGAAAGAACGCGCCGGGCGCTCGTTGCGGTCGAACGAACGAGCAGGACGGTCGCTGCGGTCGAACGAACGCGCGGAACGCTCACCGGCATCGCGACGGGAACGCTCGTCACGATCGAACGAACGCGCAGGGCGGTCGTCGAACGAACGGGCCGGACGGTCGTCACGGGCGGAGGTGCGGATGCTGCGGGCTTCAGTACGGCCGGCGCGATCGGCGGCGTTCCAGCGACCCTTGTCGGCTGTGGCCTCGGCCTCGGGGCGGTAACCGCGGTGGCTGGGGCTCTTGCTGCCGGGCTTGGCGGGCGCCTCGGTGCCGGGGCGACGCTTGCGGTCCTGGAACGAGGTCTTGGCGCCGTAGCGGGGCTCGAAATTCTTGGCGGCGCGGCCGCCGGCGGGCTTCTTGTTCTTGGGCATGGAGAAACTTCCTGGGTTCTGTTCGCGCGAAACAGCGACACCGCTCGTGGCGGTGCGATACCCGGACGCTCGTGGGCCGGGGGCCAATTCACTAGTGATGGTCGAGGCCGCGATCGTGTCCTGTCCATCGGCCCCTTGGACTCACAAACCCATCCGCGCATCACGCACGGTGTCCAGAGCCGACCGCACCACGCTACAGGTCGCGCCTGGGAATGGCATCCATGCCCCTCCGATGACCCGTGTCCCGCTTATGGCGCTTTCGCGGCGCATCAGACAGCCATACCTGGGACATCACCCCGCCGAAAGTGGGACGAGGTTCGTCGAGAGAGGGACAGAGGCGGTCGAGAGCGGGACGGGTTCCACGGAGAAGGACCCAGGGTCGCCGTGACGGAAGATAGACGCATGGCAGACACCGACGCCCACCCCATCACGGTGGCGATCGAGCGGCGCATCGACCCGACGCGCACCGCCGAAGCGACCTCCTGGATGCAGGCCGGCACCGACCTCGCGACCGCCTTCCCGGGCTTCCTCGGCTCGGGGTGGGTGCGCGCGGGCGAAGACAGCGACCTCTGGTACATGCTGTACCGCTTTCGCGACATCACGACGCTCGAGGAGTGGGAGAGCTCCACGCAGCGCCAGTGGTGGCTCGACTCCGGCCGCCCCTTCGCGCGCGAGGAGCGCAGCGAGCGCCGCACCGGGATCGAGGGCTGGTTCGACGCCCCGCACGGCTCGATCCTGGAAGCTGCGACGGTGACGGAGGCCGGCACCCAGCCGATCCAACAGCCGGTCCCGGCGGCTCCCCCGCGGTGGAAGCAGGCCGTGACGATCTGGGTCGGGTTCTTCCCGACGAACCTCGCGGCGTCATGGCTGCTGGGCTTCGTCCCCGGGTTCGCCGAGATCCCCCTCGTGCTGCGCGTGCTCGCGACCACCCTCATGCTCACCCCCGTCATGACCTACGCGGTCCTCCCGTGGGTCACCCGCATGCTGCAGCCCTGGCTGCAGCGCCCGCGCCGATCGCGAAAGGCCACGCCATGACCGCCGACCCCACCGGATCCCGCTTCCACCTCCGCGGCGAGCACTCCTCCGCCGAGATCGCCCAGGTGGGTGCCGCCCTTCGCGCGCTGACGGTCGACGGCGTCGACCTCGTACCGCGCTACCCCGACGACCTGCCCACGCCCGCGGCATCCGGGGTCGTCCTCGTCCCCTGGCCGAACCGCATCCGCGACGGCCGGTACTGCTTCGACGGCGAGGATCTGCAGCTCGCGATCAGCGAGCCGAAGTTCGGCAACGCCAGCCACGGCCTGCTGCGCTTCGGGACCTACCAGGCCATCGAGCACACCGACGATCGCCTCGTACTCGGCGCCGACGTGGTGCCGCAGACCGGCTACCCCTTTCACCTGCGCACGCGGGTCACGTACGCCCTCCGCGCCGACGGTCTGCACGTGACCCACACCATCGAGAACATCGGGGCGAAGGCCGCCCCCGTCGCCCTGGGCGTGCACCCCTATCTCCAGATCGGCGGGGTGCCGACCGAGGATCTGGTGGTGCACTCGACCGGCACGACCACGCTCGTCCTCGACGACCGCAACATCCCCGTCGACGAGGTGCCGGTCGACGCCGCCACCGACCTGCGCGAGGGTCGCCGTCTCGGCGATGCCTCGCTCGACAACGGCTACCGCGGATTGGAGCGGGATGCCGACGGCCGAGCGCACCACACCCTTACCGCTCCCGACGGTCGGCGTGTGCAGCTGTGGCAGGATGCCGGGTTCCGCTGGGCGCAGGTGTTCACGACCGACCGCTACCCCGGGCAATCCCTCGCGGTGGCAATCGAGCCGATGACGGCTCCGGCGAACGCTTTCGCAACCGGAATGGACCTGGAGCGACTCGAACCGGGCGCAGAAATGACCAGGGAATGGGGTGTTTCCTACGGGGCATGAGGCTTTCTTGTCCCCCAAATGGGGGACAAGAAAATGCGCATATGATCTGGGGATTTCTCAGACAAGCCCTTACCTGAAAAGGCGGCGCGAACGATACCATGTGCCCTGACGGTTTCCGTCAAGGCCGGGGGAGGCAAAGGACCAAGGTTTCTCCTGGCTCATTGCCCGAATGAGCCGACGGGGGCCGAGGGTCCCGCGGTGTGGGGGGATCCTCGTTCCGTCCTGAGGAAAGATCCCCCACATGAGCACCGCGCTCCGCTCCGCTGTCCCCTTTTCGCTCCCGGTGCCGCGTCTGGGCGCCCTCGCGCGCCGCCTGAACGCCGTCCCGACGATGCACGTCGGCGCGGCGGCCCTGATCGTCCTGGTCAGCGGGCTGCTGCTGTCGATCGCGACCACGAGCGACCCGCTGTGGTGGCAGCTGCACTTCAGCCAGCTGGGGATCTTCGGCGACCTCTCGAGCGCGTTCTTCAACACCACGCTCAAGATCAGCGGGATGATCGTCGTGGTCTTCGCCTTCCGCGTCCGGCGCGATGTGCGACGCGTGGGTCGCGGTCCCGTCCGTCGCGGCGCCGCGACGGTGGCCTTCATCTGCCTGAACGTCGTGGGCGTGAATCTCGCTCTGGTGGGCTGCATTCCCCTGAACACCGACAAGGACCTTCACGACAAGGTCGCCGGCTCGATGGTCCTGGGGTTCCTCGCCCTGCTGCTGAGCGCGCCGTTCCTCTTCCACCGCCTCGGCAAGCGGATGGCGATCGGCACGGGAATCGCGACCGTCTGGCTGATCGTCTCGATCACGCTGTTCGTTTCGGCGACCATCAACCTGGCACTGTTCGAGACCATCTCGTGCGCGGCGATGTTCGCGTGGTCGGGGATGTTCACGCAGATCCTCGCGTCGGCGGCGACTGCGGCCACCTCGCACCCGACCGCCCAGACTCCCGCCGCGGCGCACCACGCCCCCCGTCGACGCCCCCGCCTCCCGCTCGCCCGGCCGACGGCCACCCGCCGACCCGCCCGCTCGGCGGCGCAGCGCGCCCCGCGCGTCGCGCCCGGTCACCCCGTCGAGGGCTCGTCGCCTCGCCCCGATCGCGCATCGACGCTCACCCCGACCGGTGACCGCCGACACTTCGGGATGAGCACCACGAGAGGGACGGGACGCCGGGTGTCGGCATCCCGCCCGTTCCGCGTCAGTGCTTCTCGCGCAGTTCTCGGCGGCTCAGGGGGTGCCCGTCGTCGGCCGTCGGCTCGACGTGCCCTGCCTCTCGCGCCGCCCGCCGCTCACGGCGCCTCTCGCTCGCTCCTTCGATGAGGTTGTAGAGCGTCGGCAGCACCAGCAGCGTCAGGAACGTCGACGACACGAGCCCGCCGATCACGACGACCGCCAGCGGCTGCGAGATGAATCCGCCGTGGCCGGTGATCCCCAGGGCCATCGGCACGAGGGCGAAGATCGCCGCGAGGGCCGTCATCAGGATGGGACGCAGGCGTCGCGCGCCTCCGACGACCGTCGCTTCGAAGACGCTCAGACCGCGGGCGCGGTACTGGTTCACGAGGTCGATGAGCACGATCGCGTTGGTCACCACGATGCCGACGAGCATCAGCGCACCGATCATGCCCGCGACACCGAGCGGCACACCGGTGATCAGCAGCATGAGGATCGCTCCGGTCGCCGCGAACGGCACCGATACGAGCAGCTCGAGCGGCTGGCGCAGCGACTTGAAGGTCGCGACCATCACGACGTAGACGATGAGGATCGCCGCGAGCAACGCGAGGCCGAGCTGGCTGAACGCGTCGCGCTGGTCGGTCACCGAACCGCCCACCTTCGCGGTGGCCCCCTGCGGCAGCGAGGTGTCGGCGAGGGCCGAGGTGACGCTGGCCGACGAACTGCCCAGGTCGTCGGTCGTCGGCGTCACCGTGATCGTGGCCGTGCGCAGCCCGCGCGAGGTCGAGATCGACGGCGGGGTCTCGCTCTGCTCGACCGTGGCGATCTGGTCGAGGCGGACGTTGCCGCGCGCGCTCGGGATCTCGAGGGCGCGCAGGTCGTCGATGGTCTTCGGCGGGTTGGCGGTGGCGACGTACACGGTCACCCCGCGTCCGTCGAGTTCCACCGTGCCCGCCTGCCGCGGCTGCTGCGTCGCCGAGACGAGCGCACCCACGGCACGTTCGGACAGTCCGCGCTCGGAGGCCGCATCGCGATCGACGCGCACGGAGATGAAGGGGAGGGATGCCGAGAGGCTGCTGGTGACCTGACCGATGCCGTCGCGCCCCTGCAGGCCCGCGACCACGGCGTCGCTCGCCTGCTGCAGCGACTGTCCGTCGGCGGCGGTGACGTCGACGGTGATGCCGGCCGAGCCGAGTCCGCCGCCGGAGGCCGCGACCTCGATCTCGCCCGCGTCGGGAAGCGCCTCGAGCTCGGTGCGGACGCGGTCGCGGAGCTCGACCTGGTCGACGCCGGAGGCGGAGGTGATCGAGTACGTGATGCCCGAGCCGCCGCCCGAGAAGGCGTCGCGCAGCGCCGACCCGCTCGAGCCGATCGAGGTCTGCACCGTCTGCACGCCGTCGGTGTCGAGCAGCACGGCCTCGACCTTCTGGGCCGCCGCGTCCTCGGCATCCAGGCTCGGGGCGGAGCCGATCTTCTGAGTGACGGTGAAGGTGTTCTGACCGGAGTCGCCGAGGAAGTCCGTCTTGAGCAGGGGGACGGACGCGAGCGTCCCGCCGAGCACGAGCACGGCCAGGGTGAGGGTGACCCACGAGTGCTTCAGCGTCCAGCGAAGGACCGGGACGTAGGCCTTCTGCAGGCGCGAGGGCGGCGCGGTCGGCGACTCGGGGTCGATCGGATTCCCCTCGGCATCGCGGATGACCTTCCCGGGCTTCAGGAACCACGACGCCAGCACGGGCACGATCGTGAGCGACACGAGCAGCGAGGCCGCCATGGCGATCGTCACGGTCAGTGAGAACGGTCGGAAGAGTTCTCCCGTCACGTCACCCACGAAGGCGATCGGGAGGAACACCGCGACGGAGGTGATGGTGGATGCCGTGATGGCGGCCGCCACCTCGCGCACCGCACGCACGATCGTGGGGATCTTGTCGGCGTCACCGACGTAGTGGCGCTTGATGTTCTCGATCACCACGATCGAGTCGTCGACGACGCGGCCGATTGCGATCGTCAGCGCGCCGAGGGTCAGGATGTTCAGCGAGTACCCGAAGGCCTGGAGCCCCACGAAGGTGATGAGGACGCTGGTGGGGATCGAGATCGCCGTCACGAGCGTCGAGCGCACCGACATGAGGAAGACGAGGATCACCACGACCGCGAAGACCAGACCGAGGAGCCCCTCCTGCGCCAGGGCCTCGATCGACTGCTGGACGAACGGCGCCTGGTCGAAGACGACGGTGAATTTGGCGCCCTGACCGAGCTGCGATTCGAGCCCCGGGAGCGCATCGAGGACGCCGCGCGAGACGTCGACGGTATTGGCGGCCGGGAGCTTGGTGACCGCGATGGTCAGGGCCGGCTGCCCGTCGACACGCGACAGCGTGGTCACGGGGTCGGGCTCGAGGGCGACCGTGGCGACATCGCTGATCTTCGTCCGCCCCGCCTGGAACTGGGCGGCGTCGGTGGGCACGAGCGGGAGGGCCGAGATCTCGTCGACGCTGGTGAGCTTCGACCCGGTCTGCACGGTGAGGGTCTGGTCGCCCTCGGTCAGGGAGCCACCCGGGAAGAGCACGCCGTTGGCATCGAGGGCGTCGGTGATCGCCTGCTGGCTGAAGCCGCGCTCGGCGAGCTTGGCGGTGTCGGGGGTGATCGTCACGCGTTGGGCGGTGCCGCCCACGATCTGCGCGCCGTTGACCCCCGCGACGTCCTCGAGGTCGGGGACCACGCTCGTCTGCAGGATCGACTGCGTCGCCTCGGCGTCGGTGAATCCCGTGACGGCGAGCTGGATGACGGGGAAGTCGTCGATGCTCGCCGACGCGACGGTGGTGTCGGCGGAGTCGGGGAGCTGGTCCTTGATGCGCGCGATCGCGGCGAGGATCTTCTGCTGCGCCCCCGCCAGGTCGGTGCCGTAGGTGAACTCCGCCGAGACGATCGAGGAGTTCGTCGTGCTCGTCGCGGTCGTGGACTCGAGTCCCTCGACACCGCGGATGGCGTTCTCGATCGGGGTCGAGACATCGGTCTCGACAACCTCGGGCGAGGCGCCCGGGTAGGTCGTGACAACGGCGAGCTGGGGGAACTCGATCGAGGGGATGAGCTCCTGCTTGAGGCTGGTGAGCGCGAGCCCGCCGAAGACCGCCGCGACGATCGTGACGAGGGCGATGAGGGCGCGGTTCTTCAGGCTCAGGACGGCCAGGTACGACACGGGGGGACCCTCCGGGTAAGTCCGATACAGGAATGTATCGAAGCTCAGTATCCCATGCGCACCCGCCCCTCGGACCGCCCGGCGGGCGGCTGCCTCAGAGCGCCGATCCGAGCGACAGACCCAGTGCCGCCGCGACGACGGACCCGACGAACGACACCACCGCGTACGACACCGCCGCGCGCGAGCGCCCCTCTTCGGCGAGCAGCGCCGTGGTCACAGCCACCGCGCTGAATGTCGTGTACCCGCCGAGCAGACCCGTCCCGAGGACCCACCGCCACGACTCGTCGGCGGGAAGGGGGGTCAGGATGCCGAGCACCAGCGCCCCGGTGAGATTCACGACCAGGATGCCCCACGGGAACCGCTCCCCCGTGCGGCGCCGCACAGCCACATCGAGCAGATAGCGCAGCGCCGCCCCCACGCCGCCGGCGAGGGCCACGGCGAGGAAGACGAGCGGTATCACGCCGCCAATCTACCCCTCGCCGCGCGAGCCCCTCACGCCTCGAGCGCCTCGACGCGACGACGCAGTTCGGATGCCTTCTCGGCGCCGATCTGCGCTTCGGCGAGCTTGAGCGCGGCGCTCGCGGTGAGCGTGCGGGCCACGAGGTAGGTGGGGCTCGCCTTGAGGTCGGGGATGACGTCGAGGATGATGCCCTCGGCATCGGGGTCGGTCATGAGCTTGCCGAGCTTGATCTTTGCCAGGTCGTAGCGAGCGGTCATCGGTCCTCCTTGAACGGGGCGCACCGTCGCGCCCTCGGCAGATTGTTGCACATATGTCCCGTTATGTCATCGATCGCTCGGGATCGCGCGAGAAAGCCCCCACGAGCGCGTAGGCCGCGCGCGCCTCGGGCGTCCAGAACGCCCCGACGTAGACGTGGAATCCCGCCCGAGCGGTCACCAGACGCACCGACGCCCGCTCGGCGCGCGCCCGTCGAGCGAAGGCGACGGCGTCGTCGAAGAAGATGTCGCGACCCCCCTGGAACACGAGGGTCGGCGGCAGCCCGGCGAGCTCCATCCGCGCGGGATTGAGCTCCGGGTCGTCGAGCCCCCGATCGCCCACCCACGCCTGCGCGCCCGCTCGAAGGCCGGGGACGCGCAGCGAGGGATCCCGCGGCATCCGACGCGCGATCCCCGGGTCGACGAGAGCGAGGTCGAGCCACGGCGAGAACAGCACGAGCCCGTCCGGTCGACGCGCGGCGCGCAGGGCGAGCCCCACCGCCACGGCCCCTCCGGCCGAGTCGCCCGCCACGAGGAGGCGGGAGGTCCCCGCCCGCGCGGCGAGACGTTCGTACTGGGCGTCGATCACGGCGAGGGTGTCGTCGGCCCGATGCTCGGGCGCCAGGGGGTAGCAGACCACCGTGATCGCCGCCCCGGTCGCCCGGGCGAGACGCTCGACGATCCACCAGTGCTCGGCGACGAGGGGATTCACCAATCCCCCACCGGGCAGGTACATCAGCTCGAGGCCCGCGGTGCGCGCCGCCGGCTCGTAGCGGTAGACGGGCAGCCCGCCCTCACGCGAGACGACGACACGGCCCGAGCGTCGCAGGCGCGCCGGCGGATCGGCCGGACGGCGGCCCGGGTCGAGCGTCTCGAGGTAGTCGTCACGAGCCAGCGCGAGGCGGATCGGCCGCGCGCTCACCCACATCGCCGCGGTCGTGAGCGTCATCGACAGCGACACCGACTACTCCCCGCGCGCGTCGGCGGCCATGTCGGCGAGCGCGTTCGTCGTCACCAAGCGGACGACAGCCGGCAGGCCCGCGGCGATCTTGCGCCCCACAAGGGGGCCGAACACCAGCGCGAGAGGACCGGAGATCTCGACGGCGTGCGTCACCGACAGCCCGTTCGGCGTCTGGCGCATGCGGTGCGGGAACGACAGCACCGCCCCCGGCAAGCCGATCCGGAAGTTCATCGCGACCCCCGGCTGCAGCTCGGTGAAGGTGAAGCGCTGCGCGGGGGTTCCGTGGTTGACCACGCGGCCCGATGCACCGACGCGCGGGGGCACGGGGAAGGTGGCCTCGCGCAGATCGGGATCGTCGACGGCCCACTCCTCGGGCGTGGTCCACCTCTTCCACACCGCGTCGGCGGTGGCGGTGGTGAGGTGCGTGTACTCGCGGCGCCAGGTCATCGGACGACTCCTGTCTGTTCGTGGTCGGTCGAGGAGGAGCTCAGGATGCCGCGGGCCTGGAGCGCCGCGCGCTCACCGGCGCGGACGGCGCCGTCCATGAATCCCGTCCAGCGATCGGCCGTCTCGGTCCCTGCCCAGAGGATCGACCCGACGGGGGCGGCCAGGGCACCGGCGTAGGGCACGACCGCTCCCGGCCCCGGGGCGGCCGTGGGGCCGCCGCCGACCCAGGGCTCGGCGCCCCAGCGCTGGTCGATGTAGCCGATGGCATCCAGCGCCCGGGGGCCGAAAAGGTCGGCGAAGGACGACAGCGCCCGCGTTGCGCGCTCGGCGGGTGCCAGCTCGTCCCACTCGCGGGCGTAGACCCCGCCGACGAAGCCGAGGAGCACGCCGGGGGCGCCGGCGTGAGCGGGACCGGCGTCGAAGGTGATGAAGACCGGGCCGGTGTCGGAGAGCCCCTGCCCCGACAGGTCGTGGTCGCGCCAGAACGGCCGCTCGTACACGGCGTAGGCCTTCGACAGCACCCCCGCCGGCCAGCGCTGGGCCATCTGGGCGTGAGAGGGGGGAAGGGCCGGCGCGAAGTCGATCCTGCCGCGCAGCGCCGGTGGCACGGCGACGACGACGGCGCGAGCGGTCACCGTCTCGTCGGCCGTCGACACGCGCACCCCCTGGGCGGCGGTCTCGATGCGTCGCACCGGAGCGCTCACCCGCAGAGCAGCCCCGAGCGCGTCGGCGAGACGCACGGCGATCGCGTGCGAGCCCTCGACGAAGTGCTCCTCTTGCGCGCCGCCCTCGGTGTCGAGCATCGACGACAGTCCACCCGCCTGGTGGATGTAGTGCAGAGCGTGCAGGAACGAGATCTCGTCGGGCTCGCACCCCCACGTCGTCCGGCCGGCGATCGCGATGAGCTCTCGCGCCGCGGGAGAAGCGTGCGAGCGGCGCAGCCACGAGCCGAGGCTCTCGGCATCCAGGTTCGCGGCCTGCGGGGCGGCGGCGGGGTTCCCCCGGGGGACGGTGCGCGCCAGGCGGTCGAGAGTGAGCTGGATCCGTCCCACGTCGAGCAGGCTCGCGCCGACCGGAGGCACCGTGCCCCGGTAGCGCCGATGCTCGCCGCGCCACCGGATGACGTTGCGACCCGCGGCGTAGGTCCGATAGCGCGAGACGCCCACTTCGTCGGCGAGCGCCAGGATGCGATCCTGGCCGGGGCCGACGAACGTCCCGCCGAGGTCGACGTGCACCCCCGCCACCTCCGCCGACGACACGCGTCCGCCCACGCGGGGCGCCGCTTCGAACACCGTCACCGTCGCGCCGAACTGGCGAAGCCGGTGAGCGGCGGTCAGGCCCGAGAGACCTGCGCCGACCACGACCACGTCGACGTCGGGGGCCGGGGCCCGGTCCGCAGAGGGCGGGGAGGCGGTCATAGGCTTACTCCGTTCCGAAGGCGACACCGACCACCCCGGTCGGCGAGGAGGACAGCGTGAGCGAGACGACGAGCCGGCCGATGCGGGCGCGCGGTCGCGCGCGTCGCGAGCTGCTGTTGGACGCCACGATCGCGATCATCGCCGAGGGGGGCATCGCGGCCGTCACGCACAGGTCGGTGGCCGCCGCGGCGGGGGTGCCGCACTCGTCGACGACGTACTTCTTCGACTCGCTCGACGACATGATCGGCGAGGCCGTCGCGCACGCGATGGCGGCCGAGCTCGAGCGGCTCGAGCAGTTCCGCTCCGTCCTCGTCTCGGGCGCGAACAGCCCCGGGGCGGCGATCGACGAGTTCGTCGAGATCGTGCGCAGCCAATCGCAGGACCACACGGTCGCGCAGTTCGAGATCTACCTCTTCGCCTCGCGTCATCCGGCCCTGCGTGTTCACGTCGAGAAGATCCTCGACGAGACGCGGGCGCTCGCGGCGGCCGTGCTGCAGACGAACGGCGTGACCGATCCGCACGCCGCCGCTGCGGTCGTCGCCCTGATCGACGGTTTCGCCCTGCATCGCATCGCCCGTTCCGAGGAGGTCCAGTTCCAGTCGCTGGCGCACGCCCTGCGTGCCGCCATCGTGGGGTTCGTGACCCTCGCCGCGACCTCTTCGCTGGGCGAGGGGGATCACTCCCCCGCTTAGTTGGCACAAACGTACAGGTTTCTTGCGCCCGTCGCCTCCTCGCAGAGTTGAATTCACATCTTTGTCACACAAAACGGTACGTGTGTGCAATAAAGTGACCCGATAGTCGATCCCATTGCCGTGATCGACAGAAGGGTTCCGCGATGCTCCGTCCCCGTCCCCAGGACCACCTGCTCCGCTGGGG from Microbacterium testaceum includes these protein-coding regions:
- a CDS encoding TetR/AcrR family transcriptional regulator; translated protein: MSETTSRPMRARGRARRELLLDATIAIIAEGGIAAVTHRSVAAAAGVPHSSTTYFFDSLDDMIGEAVAHAMAAELERLEQFRSVLVSGANSPGAAIDEFVEIVRSQSQDHTVAQFEIYLFASRHPALRVHVEKILDETRALAAAVLQTNGVTDPHAAAAVVALIDGFALHRIARSEEVQFQSLAHALRAAIVGFVTLAATSSLGEGDHSPA
- a CDS encoding flavin monoamine oxidase family protein, with translation MTASPPSADRAPAPDVDVVVVGAGLSGLTAAHRLRQFGATVTVFEAAPRVGGRVSSAEVAGVHVDLGGTFVGPGQDRILALADEVGVSRYRTYAAGRNVIRWRGEHRRYRGTVPPVGASLLDVGRIQLTLDRLARTVPRGNPAAAPQAANLDAESLGSWLRRSHASPAARELIAIAGRTTWGCEPDEISFLHALHYIHQAGGLSSMLDTEGGAQEEHFVEGSHAIAVRLADALGAALRVSAPVRRIETAAQGVRVSTADETVTARAVVVAVPPALRGRIDFAPALPPSHAQMAQRWPAGVLSKAYAVYERPFWRDHDLSGQGLSDTGPVFITFDAGPAHAGAPGVLLGFVGGVYAREWDELAPAERATRALSSFADLFGPRALDAIGYIDQRWGAEPWVGGGPTAAPGPGAVVPYAGALAAPVGSILWAGTETADRWTGFMDGAVRAGERAALQARGILSSSSTDHEQTGVVR
- a CDS encoding alpha/beta hydrolase fold domain-containing protein, which encodes MSLSMTLTTAAMWVSARPIRLALARDDYLETLDPGRRPADPPARLRRSGRVVVSREGGLPVYRYEPAARTAGLELMYLPGGGLVNPLVAEHWWIVERLARATGAAITVVCYPLAPEHRADDTLAVIDAQYERLAARAGTSRLLVAGDSAGGAVAVGLALRAARRPDGLVLFSPWLDLALVDPGIARRMPRDPSLRVPGLRAGAQAWVGDRGLDDPELNPARMELAGLPPTLVFQGGRDIFFDDAVAFARRARAERASVRLVTARAGFHVYVGAFWTPEARAAYALVGAFSRDPERSMT